One region of Roseovarius faecimaris genomic DNA includes:
- a CDS encoding AAA family ATPase: MNTYEFFTPPRTIEETGLSSSYLIGLVCKIMHESGTITPEGISTQIKLPKLVCRQLIKEMTSLMLVEAQGLESSDIKSDIRYTLTDLGRKWALEAMLVSQYVGPAPVTLDMFERQTRRQSIKHEEIHRSELERSTQHLVLPKGMMAQLGPAANSGRSVLLYGEPGNGKTSLAEAMGNSFQDVVYFPYALLVGNQIIRFFDETLHEVTEMPESDLKLDPRWVACKRPVVIAGGELTLQMLDLSFDQTARFYEAPMHLKALGGVFVLDDFGRQTAKPQDFLNRWIVPLEKGFDILSLHTGKKFTVPFDQLVVFSSNMMPDELGDGASLRRIYFKIFVPSPTRDDYIQIFEAACKRVGLEWRRSVVEDFFEQQYVVKDTVTSGAHPEFLLQHIVSACRYLDRPAELTPELLELASRNVSAAKRSA; this comes from the coding sequence TTGAACACATATGAATTTTTCACCCCACCCAGAACGATCGAAGAAACCGGTCTGAGCTCCAGTTACCTGATCGGGCTTGTCTGCAAGATCATGCATGAGAGCGGGACAATCACGCCCGAGGGCATTTCGACGCAAATCAAACTACCGAAACTGGTTTGCCGTCAGCTGATCAAGGAAATGACGTCCCTCATGCTTGTCGAAGCGCAGGGTCTGGAAAGCAGCGATATCAAATCCGATATCCGCTACACCCTGACCGATCTGGGACGCAAATGGGCGCTTGAGGCGATGTTGGTCTCGCAATATGTCGGCCCCGCCCCTGTGACGCTTGATATGTTCGAGCGCCAGACGCGGCGCCAATCCATCAAGCACGAGGAAATTCACCGCAGCGAACTGGAACGGTCGACACAGCATCTGGTCCTGCCGAAAGGCATGATGGCCCAGCTTGGCCCCGCCGCCAATTCGGGGCGGTCGGTTCTGCTGTATGGAGAGCCGGGCAATGGCAAGACGTCACTGGCCGAAGCCATGGGAAACTCTTTTCAGGATGTTGTCTATTTTCCCTATGCGCTGCTGGTGGGCAACCAGATCATCCGGTTCTTTGACGAGACCCTGCACGAAGTGACCGAGATGCCGGAAAGCGACCTGAAGCTTGACCCGCGCTGGGTGGCCTGCAAGCGCCCGGTGGTGATTGCGGGGGGCGAACTGACCCTTCAGATGCTTGACCTGTCGTTTGATCAGACGGCACGATTCTACGAAGCACCGATGCACCTCAAGGCGCTCGGTGGCGTGTTTGTTCTTGATGACTTCGGGCGTCAGACAGCAAAACCGCAGGATTTTCTGAACCGCTGGATCGTTCCGCTGGAAAAAGGGTTCGACATTCTGTCGCTTCACACCGGCAAGAAGTTTACTGTGCCGTTCGATCAGTTGGTGGTGTTTTCCTCCAACATGATGCCCGATGAGTTGGGCGACGGGGCGTCACTGCGGCGAATCTACTTCAAGATTTTCGTACCGAGCCCGACACGGGATGACTATATTCAGATCTTCGAGGCGGCCTGCAAACGCGTCGGACTGGAATGGCGCCGTTCAGTCGTCGAAGATTTCTTTGAGCAGCAATATGTCGTCAAGGACACGGTGACATCCGGTGCGCATCCTGAATTTCTGCTTCAGCATATCGTTTCGGCCTGTCGGTATCTGGATCGGCCCGCTGAACTCACCCCGGAACTGTTGGAGCTTGCCAGCCGCAATGTCTCGGCGGCCAAGCGATCAGCCTAG
- a CDS encoding LacI family DNA-binding transcriptional regulator, with translation MTSNGSVPTLADVARHANVSTATVSRCLNSPDQVVGETRERVLKAVRELGYAPNFGARALAAKHTNTVGAVIPTMENAVFARGLQAFQEELGRHGKTLLVASSAYNETLEDEQVRALVARGADGLLLIGYDRSSELYAFLAKRKVPALVAWSYAAQKEQPAIGFDNRAAMAELARLVIGHGHRHIACISAPIASNDRARGRVQGIGDAMTEAGLAPDDLLLIETPYGIETGEAAFRQVMADTPETTVVMCANDVLAIGALRAAREMGVRVPEDVSVTGFDDIEIAMLAEPALTTVHVPHREMGRRAATLMIQMLRDGDTGQSVELPTDIRLRRSLGPARSGDLSKASMA, from the coding sequence CTGACGTCAAACGGCTCCGTGCCGACCCTCGCCGATGTGGCGCGGCATGCGAATGTTTCAACCGCCACCGTGTCGCGTTGCCTCAACTCGCCGGATCAGGTTGTGGGCGAAACCCGCGAGCGCGTCCTCAAGGCCGTGCGTGAACTGGGATATGCCCCGAATTTCGGCGCGCGGGCGCTGGCAGCCAAGCACACCAACACCGTGGGCGCGGTTATCCCGACAATGGAAAACGCGGTTTTCGCGCGGGGGCTTCAGGCGTTTCAGGAAGAGCTTGGCCGCCACGGCAAGACGCTCCTGGTGGCTTCGTCGGCCTACAACGAAACGCTGGAAGACGAACAGGTTCGCGCGCTTGTCGCCCGTGGGGCGGACGGTCTGCTGCTCATCGGGTATGACCGAAGCTCCGAGCTTTACGCATTTCTCGCCAAGCGCAAGGTGCCCGCCCTGGTGGCCTGGTCCTATGCCGCGCAAAAGGAACAACCCGCCATCGGCTTTGACAACCGCGCCGCCATGGCCGAGCTTGCCCGGCTGGTGATCGGCCATGGCCATCGGCACATAGCCTGCATTTCTGCCCCTATCGCATCGAACGATCGGGCGCGCGGACGTGTTCAGGGCATTGGCGATGCGATGACAGAAGCGGGGCTTGCGCCCGACGATCTTCTGCTGATCGAAACGCCCTATGGCATCGAAACCGGCGAAGCCGCCTTTCGTCAGGTGATGGCCGACACGCCCGAAACCACCGTGGTGATGTGCGCCAATGACGTTCTGGCTATCGGCGCATTGCGGGCGGCGCGTGAAATGGGTGTGCGCGTGCCCGAGGATGTGTCGGTCACCGGGTTTGACGATATCGAAATCGCGATGCTGGCCGAGCCGGCCCTGACCACCGTACATGTACCGCACCGCGAAATGGGGCGCCGCGCCGCCACCCTCATGATCCAGATGCTGCGCGATGGCGACACTGGCCAAAGTGTGGAACTGCCCACGGATATCCGCCTGCGCCGATCTCTGGGCCCGGCGCGCAGCGGCGATCTGTCAAAGGCATCGATGGCCTAG
- a CDS encoding TRAP transporter substrate-binding protein — MDKTKQELASAERRNFLKLAGSGAFTAAIVAGASGVLWSSEAAAQTAAEERDREAAAEYTMTLATAYVLGASRSYPIMQLDLKENIQNMTNGKVYVKLAPGGQLGAGGALAQAVQGGTIQCAQHSLSNFAPFASVVDLINLPYFCGSNQRFTNLTSSAAWKEEVDPKIAASGFKALFYIVIDPRVVAVRKGGNAIITPGDMSGVKFRVPGSKMLQQYYSMVGANPTPVAWGETPSAIRQGVADALDPSVGALHVFGFGEILSHVTFTQAVPDSQVYSINLEWFDSLPMDVKEGIEFAGEVTQHQNLSKVPSARSYAMSQLIANGVEFHSLTDDQLAEWKDAGGYQNSEWDSFKTELAGSMDTFAKLEEAAGTRARYYVHDA, encoded by the coding sequence ATGGACAAGACAAAACAGGAGCTGGCCTCGGCCGAGCGCCGCAACTTTCTGAAGCTGGCAGGCTCGGGCGCGTTTACGGCGGCCATCGTCGCCGGTGCGAGCGGGGTGCTCTGGTCATCCGAAGCCGCTGCACAGACCGCCGCTGAGGAGCGTGACCGTGAGGCGGCGGCGGAGTACACCATGACGCTGGCCACGGCCTATGTGCTGGGTGCGTCGCGCAGCTATCCGATCATGCAGCTGGATCTGAAAGAAAACATCCAGAACATGACCAACGGCAAAGTCTATGTGAAACTGGCCCCCGGCGGTCAGCTTGGTGCCGGCGGCGCACTGGCCCAGGCGGTTCAGGGCGGCACGATCCAGTGCGCGCAGCACTCGCTGTCGAACTTCGCCCCCTTTGCCAGCGTGGTCGACCTGATCAACCTGCCGTATTTCTGCGGCTCCAACCAGCGCTTCACCAACCTCACGTCGTCGGCAGCGTGGAAAGAAGAGGTGGACCCCAAAATCGCCGCTTCCGGGTTCAAAGCCCTGTTCTACATTGTCATCGACCCGCGCGTTGTCGCGGTGCGCAAGGGTGGCAACGCAATCATCACCCCGGGCGATATGTCTGGCGTGAAGTTCCGCGTGCCTGGCTCCAAGATGCTGCAGCAATACTACTCGATGGTCGGCGCGAACCCGACTCCGGTGGCCTGGGGCGAAACCCCGTCGGCGATCCGTCAGGGCGTGGCCGATGCGCTTGACCCGTCGGTGGGTGCGCTGCATGTCTTCGGCTTCGGCGAGATCCTCAGCCACGTCACCTTCACTCAGGCGGTGCCGGACAGCCAGGTCTACTCTATCAACCTCGAATGGTTCGACAGCCTGCCGATGGACGTCAAGGAAGGTATCGAGTTTGCCGGGGAAGTGACCCAGCACCAGAACCTCTCCAAAGTTCCGTCGGCACGTTCCTATGCCATGTCGCAGCTGATCGCGAACGGGGTGGAATTCCACTCGCTCACCGACGATCAACTGGCCGAATGGAAAGATGCCGGCGGGTATCAGAACAGCGAATGGGACAGCTTCAAAACCGAGCTGGCCGGGTCCATGGACACCTTCGCCAAGCTGGAAGAAGCCGCAGGCACCCGCGCGCGCTACTACGTGCACGACGCCTGA
- a CDS encoding TRAP transporter small permease, translating into MSQLYRAIDANAERWLLLIFYVMLVGTMFIEVVRREVFAYSSIWGEEIVRYSFIYLAWIGAAAAVKERGHIRIDVLMHYVPRTIKSLLYIFGDIVMFIVALIAIYWSWETVHVSWKFGSVTHGLRISQVFFLFAVPFGFALVIFRLTQSFLRDLSDLRNGRPVYEGDKLFD; encoded by the coding sequence ATGTCACAGCTTTACAGAGCAATTGATGCCAATGCAGAACGATGGTTGCTTTTGATCTTCTACGTCATGCTTGTCGGCACGATGTTCATCGAAGTGGTCCGGCGTGAGGTGTTTGCCTATTCGTCGATCTGGGGTGAGGAAATCGTCCGTTATTCCTTCATCTACCTCGCCTGGATCGGGGCGGCGGCAGCGGTCAAGGAACGGGGGCACATCCGCATCGACGTTCTGATGCATTACGTGCCGCGGACCATCAAATCACTGCTTTATATCTTTGGCGACATCGTGATGTTCATCGTGGCCCTGATCGCCATCTACTGGTCGTGGGAAACGGTGCATGTGTCCTGGAAATTCGGCTCGGTCACGCATGGGCTGCGCATCAGTCAGGTGTTTTTCCTTTTCGCCGTGCCCTTCGGTTTTGCGCTGGTCATCTTCCGGCTGACGCAATCCTTCCTGCGCGACCTCTCTGACCTTCGTAACGGGCGTCCCGTCTACGAAGGCGACAAACTGTTTGATTAA
- a CDS encoding TRAP transporter large permease: MMWQTLGAQTLELGWDFYASVLLFVLLVALAVPVWAAIGSATIVMLVMSGALPLSLVGEKLFSGIDAFALTAVPLFILTGDVLVRTGLSRKFLDVAEALTCWAKGGFGSATVLVCGMFAAISGSDAAGAAAVGRMTIDRLVESGYPRPYACALVAAGACTGILIPPSIAYIIIGLVLGVAVSTLFLAALIPGLLILLAILITNIVMNRLNLWEGGGMMTAAEWRANLWRTIKSGWYAFLVPGIIFYGIFSGRLTPTEAGAVAVVVTIAIGFILGTLKLSDFPAMLVSSAKVNGVILPIIAFSIPLAEALAIIGVPQGFVGALTSVSTNEYVLIGMMVLILIIAGCVMETTPNIVILAPILYPLAQEIEMNQIQFCIMMITALGVGFITPPLGLNLFVVSGITGESILKIAYRAIPFVFFMLIVTLMIAYIPAFSTSLLPDVYR; the protein is encoded by the coding sequence ATGATGTGGCAAACCCTTGGCGCCCAGACGCTTGAACTGGGCTGGGACTTCTACGCCTCCGTACTTCTCTTTGTGCTGCTCGTCGCCCTTGCGGTGCCGGTCTGGGCCGCAATCGGATCGGCGACGATCGTGATGCTGGTGATGTCCGGCGCCCTGCCGCTGAGCCTGGTGGGTGAAAAGCTCTTTTCGGGCATTGACGCCTTCGCTCTGACCGCTGTGCCGCTCTTCATCCTGACCGGTGACGTGCTGGTGCGCACAGGGCTCAGTCGAAAATTCCTTGATGTGGCCGAGGCGCTGACCTGCTGGGCCAAAGGTGGCTTTGGTTCGGCGACGGTGCTGGTCTGTGGCATGTTCGCGGCAATCTCGGGCTCGGATGCTGCGGGTGCCGCAGCGGTGGGCCGGATGACCATCGACCGGCTGGTCGAAAGCGGTTATCCCCGCCCCTACGCCTGTGCGCTGGTGGCAGCAGGGGCCTGTACCGGCATCCTGATCCCGCCCTCGATTGCCTATATCATCATCGGCCTTGTGCTGGGTGTCGCGGTCTCGACCCTGTTCCTCGCCGCGCTGATCCCCGGGCTTCTGATCCTGCTGGCTATCCTGATCACCAATATCGTGATGAACCGCCTGAACCTCTGGGAAGGGGGCGGCATGATGACCGCGGCAGAGTGGCGCGCGAACCTGTGGCGGACGATCAAATCCGGCTGGTACGCCTTCCTGGTGCCGGGCATCATTTTCTACGGTATCTTCTCGGGTCGGCTGACCCCGACCGAAGCGGGTGCCGTGGCGGTTGTCGTCACCATCGCCATCGGGTTCATCCTGGGCACGCTGAAGCTGTCGGACTTTCCGGCGATGCTGGTCAGCTCGGCCAAGGTGAACGGGGTGATCCTGCCGATCATCGCCTTCTCGATCCCGCTGGCCGAGGCGCTCGCCATCATCGGTGTGCCGCAGGGCTTTGTCGGGGCACTCACCTCTGTCAGCACCAACGAATACGTGCTGATCGGGATGATGGTGCTGATCCTCATCATCGCGGGCTGTGTGATGGAAACAACGCCCAATATCGTGATCCTCGCGCCGATCCTCTACCCGCTGGCGCAGGAAATCGAAATGAACCAGATCCAGTTCTGCATCATGATGATCACTGCGCTGGGCGTCGGCTTCATCACGCCGCCGCTTGGGCTCAACCTTTTCGTCGTGTCGGGTATTACGGGCGAGTCGATCCTCAAGATCGCCTACCGTGCGATCCCCTTCGTCTTCTTCATGCTGATCGTGACGTTGATGATCGCCTATATCCCGGCCTTCTCCACCTCTCTTTTGCCAGATGTCTACCGATAG
- the hisD gene encoding histidinol dehydrogenase codes for MTLEYLKKAALTARSGASDVNEIVQGILNDIEEGGDAKALEYAAKFDNYDGNVLLTDAEIEAAIAAVPEKLKRDIEFSHSNVKRFAEAQKASMSDIAVEVVPGMTAGQKLIPVDAAGCYVPGGRYSHIASAIMTVTTAKVAGCKHIVACSPPRPGVGIAPAIVYAAHICGADKIMAMGGVQGVAAMTFGLFGLPKANILVGPGNQFVAEAKRILFGRVGIDMIAGPTDSLILADSNADPMVVATDLVGQAEHGYNSPVWLVTDDRALAEEVMRLVPVLIEDLPEVNRENATAAWRDYAEVILCADREEMAATSDKYAPEHLTVMADDLDWWLDRLTCYGSLFLGEETTVAFGDKASGTNHVLPTSRAATYTGGLSVHKYMKIVTWQRSTADAMKPIAEATARISRLEGMEGHARTADIRLAKYFPHETFDLTAED; via the coding sequence ATGACCCTTGAGTACCTGAAGAAAGCTGCTCTGACCGCACGTAGCGGAGCCTCCGATGTCAACGAAATCGTACAGGGGATCCTGAACGATATTGAGGAAGGCGGCGACGCGAAAGCGCTGGAATATGCTGCAAAGTTCGACAATTACGACGGCAACGTGCTGTTGACAGACGCCGAAATCGAGGCTGCCATCGCCGCTGTGCCGGAAAAGCTGAAACGCGATATCGAGTTCAGCCACAGCAACGTGAAGCGGTTCGCCGAGGCGCAGAAAGCGTCGATGAGCGATATCGCGGTCGAAGTTGTTCCGGGCATGACCGCCGGTCAGAAACTGATCCCGGTGGATGCCGCGGGCTGCTATGTGCCGGGTGGGCGTTATAGCCATATCGCAAGCGCCATCATGACAGTGACCACAGCCAAGGTGGCGGGCTGCAAACATATCGTTGCCTGCTCGCCGCCGCGTCCGGGCGTGGGTATTGCTCCCGCCATCGTCTATGCCGCGCATATCTGCGGCGCGGACAAGATCATGGCGATGGGCGGGGTGCAGGGCGTCGCTGCGATGACCTTTGGTCTCTTTGGGCTGCCCAAGGCGAATATCCTTGTCGGGCCGGGCAATCAGTTCGTGGCCGAGGCCAAGCGCATCCTGTTTGGCCGCGTCGGCATCGACATGATCGCAGGTCCGACTGACAGCCTGATCCTCGCCGATAGCAATGCCGATCCGATGGTCGTGGCCACCGATCTCGTGGGCCAGGCCGAGCATGGCTATAACTCGCCCGTGTGGCTGGTCACGGATGACCGCGCGCTGGCCGAAGAGGTGATGCGCCTCGTGCCCGTGCTGATTGAGGACCTGCCGGAGGTGAACCGCGAGAACGCCACCGCCGCCTGGCGCGACTATGCCGAGGTCATCCTGTGTGCCGACCGCGAGGAAATGGCGGCAACTTCGGACAAATACGCGCCCGAACACCTCACGGTGATGGCCGATGATCTCGATTGGTGGCTTGACCGGCTGACCTGCTACGGTTCGCTCTTCCTTGGCGAAGAGACCACTGTAGCCTTCGGCGACAAGGCGTCGGGTACGAACCATGTTCTGCCGACCTCACGCGCGGCGACCTATACCGGCGGACTGAGTGTGCACAAATACATGAAAATCGTGACCTGGCAGCGCTCTACCGCCGACGCGATGAAACCCATCGCAGAGGCCACGGCACGCATCTCGCGGCTGGAAGGAATGGAAGGTCATGCCCGCACGGCGGATATCCGTCTTGCCAAGTATTTTCCGCATGAGACTTTCGATCTGACTGCCGAAGACTGA
- a CDS encoding SDR family NAD(P)-dependent oxidoreductase: protein MSAPSHPDLTGHVALVTGASSGLGRRAAEVLARAGAQVVGVARRAEALDQLDGVAALPWDLSDRDSLAELAAAARVPFGAPDILVHAAGINTREVADEVTPQGWDVTLTLNLAVPFFLSQHLVPAMKDKGWGRIVNFASLQSSRAFPGGLSYGASKGGIAQLTRAMAEAWSSSGICVNAIGPGFFRTELTAAVFNDPERAARNAAQTCIGRNGEPEDLDGPLLFFCSDACAYVTGQVLMVDGGFTAK, encoded by the coding sequence ATGAGCGCGCCATCCCACCCTGATCTGACCGGGCATGTCGCCCTTGTGACAGGCGCCAGCTCCGGTCTTGGCCGCCGTGCCGCAGAGGTTCTGGCGCGCGCCGGTGCTCAGGTTGTGGGCGTGGCGCGCCGTGCGGAGGCCCTGGATCAGCTTGACGGGGTTGCGGCGCTGCCCTGGGATCTGTCGGACCGTGACAGTCTGGCAGAGCTGGCCGCCGCCGCGCGCGTGCCTTTTGGTGCGCCGGACATCCTGGTTCATGCCGCCGGGATCAACACCCGCGAGGTGGCCGATGAGGTGACACCTCAAGGCTGGGACGTGACACTCACGCTCAACCTCGCCGTGCCGTTCTTCCTCTCGCAGCATCTGGTGCCTGCGATGAAGGACAAGGGCTGGGGCCGGATCGTCAATTTCGCGTCGCTGCAAAGCAGCCGCGCCTTTCCGGGCGGGCTCAGCTATGGGGCCTCGAAGGGCGGTATCGCTCAGCTGACCCGCGCCATGGCCGAAGCATGGTCATCGAGCGGCATCTGCGTCAACGCCATCGGTCCGGGTTTCTTCCGCACCGAGCTGACGGCGGCGGTGTTCAACGACCCCGAGCGCGCCGCGCGGAATGCCGCGCAGACCTGCATCGGGCGCAATGGCGAGCCCGAAGACCTTGACGGCCCGCTGCTGTTTTTCTGCTCTGACGCCTGCGCCTATGTCACGGGGCAGGTTCTGATGGTCGATGGAGGCTTCACCGCAAAATGA
- a CDS encoding zinc-dependent alcohol dehydrogenase: MKALVYTGVETLEHRAVPDPEPGEGELLVRIDSVGICGSDMHAFLGHDDRRPAPLILGHEGAGVTQDGRRVTINPLVTCGTCRSCRAGRDNLCSTRQIISMPPREGAFAEAVAMPERNLVEVPDHVTLEQASLAEPIAVSWHAVRLGLEAVPDDMRQNALVIGGGAIGVAAALSLLAQGVKDVTLTDPNPLRRAFLGLEAGYRVADPDSVLGAQFDITVDAVGFDATRAAASAATHPGGVILHIGLGGGAAGFDIRRITLQEITVIGTYTYTAQDFRDTCAAMFDGRLGPLDWVETRSLAEGASAFADIRSGKTSAPKIILKP; this comes from the coding sequence ATGAAAGCGCTTGTTTATACCGGTGTTGAAACGCTTGAGCATCGCGCCGTGCCGGACCCTGAGCCGGGCGAGGGCGAACTTCTGGTGCGGATCGACAGTGTCGGCATTTGCGGCTCGGACATGCATGCCTTTCTTGGCCATGACGATCGCCGGCCCGCGCCGCTGATCCTTGGCCATGAAGGCGCCGGGGTGACGCAGGATGGCCGCCGGGTGACAATCAATCCGCTGGTGACGTGTGGAACCTGCCGGTCTTGCCGCGCGGGCCGAGATAACCTGTGCAGCACACGTCAGATCATCTCGATGCCGCCGCGGGAAGGGGCCTTTGCCGAAGCGGTGGCGATGCCCGAGCGCAACCTGGTCGAGGTGCCGGACCATGTCACTCTGGAGCAGGCCTCGCTGGCCGAGCCGATCGCGGTCAGTTGGCATGCGGTGCGCCTCGGGCTTGAGGCTGTACCGGACGACATGCGCCAGAATGCGCTGGTGATCGGCGGAGGGGCCATTGGCGTGGCCGCCGCTCTGAGCCTGCTGGCCCAAGGTGTCAAGGACGTGACCCTGACCGATCCCAACCCGCTGCGCCGGGCCTTCCTAGGGCTGGAGGCGGGCTATCGCGTGGCTGATCCCGATTCCGTGCTGGGTGCGCAGTTTGACATCACAGTGGATGCGGTCGGGTTCGATGCGACCCGCGCCGCAGCCAGTGCTGCCACGCATCCGGGCGGGGTGATCCTGCATATCGGCTTGGGTGGGGGTGCCGCGGGGTTCGATATCCGCCGCATCACCCTGCAGGAGATCACCGTGATCGGCACCTATACCTATACCGCCCAGGATTTCCGCGACACCTGTGCCGCCATGTTCGACGGGCGCCTCGGCCCGCTCGACTGGGTCGAAACCCGCAGCCTTGCCGAGGGGGCCTCGGCCTTTGCCGATATTCGTTCCGGCAAAACCTCGGCCCCCAAGATTATTCTTAAACCCTGA
- a CDS encoding UxaA family hydrolase — protein sequence MSNPSPNEIPHLLVHEEADNVGVVVVEGLTAGTDMLCCITHDNSTFRLTAGADVPIGHKIALTDLKDGDTAIKYGEDIGKIIADIPKGGHVHTHNCKTKRW from the coding sequence ATGTCTAATCCATCCCCAAATGAAATCCCGCACCTTCTCGTGCATGAAGAGGCCGACAATGTCGGTGTGGTCGTGGTCGAGGGCCTGACCGCGGGCACCGATATGCTGTGCTGCATTACCCATGACAATTCGACCTTCCGCCTGACCGCCGGCGCGGATGTGCCCATCGGCCACAAGATCGCGCTGACGGATCTGAAGGACGGCGATACGGCCATCAAATACGGCGAGGATATCGGAAAGATCATCGCCGACATTCCGAAGGGTGGGCATGTCCACACCCACAATTGCAAAACGAAGCGCTGGTAA
- a CDS encoding UxaA family hydrolase — protein MSKYSNITVMGYRRENGRVGVRNHVLILPVDDISNAACEAVANNVKGTLAIPHAYGRLQFGEDLELHFRTMIGTGANPNVHSVVVIGIEPGWTKRIADGIRETGKEVAEFSIEQKGDFETIRAASWAAKDFVHKATEVQREECSINELWISTKCGESDTTTGLGSCPTVGNMYDKLLPEGITGFFGETSEITGAEHICQKRAINEEVGERWYKMWKAYQDDVIFAHQTDDLSDSQPTKGNIEGGLTTIEEKALGNLEKIGRTSQYIDILEPAERPNSGAGLYFMDSSSAAAECVTLMAAGGAVIHTFPTGQGNVVGNPIVPVIKITANPRTVRTMGEHVDVDVSGILRREQTIDEAGDALIEMIRRTANGRHTAAEALGHREFSMTKLYRSA, from the coding sequence ATGAGCAAGTATTCCAACATCACCGTCATGGGTTACCGGCGCGAAAACGGCCGTGTGGGTGTGCGCAACCATGTGCTCATCCTGCCCGTCGATGACATTTCCAACGCCGCCTGCGAAGCCGTGGCAAACAACGTCAAAGGCACTCTGGCCATCCCGCATGCCTATGGCCGCCTGCAGTTCGGCGAAGACCTTGAGTTGCATTTCCGCACCATGATCGGCACCGGGGCCAACCCGAACGTGCATTCCGTCGTGGTGATCGGGATCGAACCGGGCTGGACCAAGCGTATCGCCGATGGCATCCGTGAAACCGGCAAGGAAGTGGCCGAGTTCTCCATCGAGCAGAAAGGCGACTTCGAGACCATCCGCGCCGCCTCCTGGGCCGCGAAGGATTTCGTGCACAAAGCCACCGAGGTGCAGCGCGAGGAATGCTCGATCAACGAGCTGTGGATCTCCACCAAATGCGGCGAAAGCGACACGACCACCGGCCTCGGCTCCTGCCCGACCGTCGGCAACATGTATGACAAGCTCTTGCCCGAAGGCATCACCGGCTTCTTTGGCGAGACCTCCGAGATCACCGGGGCCGAGCATATCTGCCAGAAACGCGCCATCAACGAAGAGGTGGGCGAGCGCTGGTACAAGATGTGGAAGGCCTATCAGGATGACGTGATCTTTGCCCACCAGACCGATGACCTGTCGGACAGCCAGCCCACCAAGGGCAATATCGAAGGTGGCCTGACTACCATCGAGGAAAAAGCGCTGGGCAATCTCGAAAAGATCGGCCGGACCTCGCAGTATATCGACATTCTGGAGCCTGCCGAACGGCCCAACTCCGGTGCGGGGCTTTACTTCATGGACAGCTCATCAGCGGCGGCGGAATGCGTCACGCTGATGGCCGCGGGCGGCGCTGTGATCCACACCTTCCCCACCGGGCAAGGTAATGTGGTGGGCAACCCGATCGTCCCCGTGATCAAGATCACGGCGAACCCGCGCACCGTGCGCACCATGGGCGAGCACGTGGATGTGGACGTGTCCGGCATCCTGCGCCGCGAACAGACCATCGACGAGGCGGGCGATGCCCTGATCGAGATGATCCGCCGCACGGCCAATGGCCGTCACACTGCCGCTGAGGCACTTGGTCACCGTGAGTTCTCGATGACCAAGCTCTATCGCAGCGCGTAA
- a CDS encoding universal stress protein yields the protein MPTSILIPVAIDHEPLVEQKLATAREMLKPGGVITLLTVLEQIPGFTAEFVTVKSENHLSNKIMSNLKALAGDAEDIKCLVTTGKPGLRITEVAREIGADLIIVGAHHPSAMDYFLGSTASRVARRATCSVLIQRPAS from the coding sequence ATGCCGACCTCGATCCTCATTCCCGTTGCCATCGATCACGAACCGCTGGTGGAACAAAAGCTCGCCACCGCGCGCGAAATGCTGAAGCCCGGCGGCGTGATCACCTTGCTGACCGTTCTTGAGCAGATCCCCGGCTTTACCGCCGAGTTTGTCACGGTGAAGTCAGAGAACCACCTGTCCAACAAGATCATGAGCAACCTGAAGGCTCTGGCCGGAGATGCCGAGGATATCAAATGCCTTGTCACCACCGGCAAGCCGGGCCTGCGGATCACCGAAGTGGCGAGAGAGATCGGCGCGGACCTGATCATCGTGGGCGCGCATCATCCGTCTGCGATGGACTATTTCCTTGGCTCGACGGCATCGCGTGTGGCGCGCAGGGCAACCTGTTCCGTTCTGATCCAGCGCCCGGCAAGCTGA